A single Zootoca vivipara chromosome 1, rZooViv1.1, whole genome shotgun sequence DNA region contains:
- the SESTD1 gene encoding SEC14 domain and spectrin repeat-containing protein 1: protein MDATVILPILKKKLAFLSGGKDRRSGLILTIPLCLEQTNMDELSVTLDYLLSIPSEKCKARGFTVIVDGRKSQWNVVKTVVLMLQNVVPAEVSLVCVVKPDEFWDKKVTHFCFWKEKDRLGFEVILVSANKLTRYIEPCQLTEDFGGSLTYDHMDWLNKRLAFEKFTKESTSLLDELALINSGNDKGNQQEKDRSIDLNFLPSVDPETVLQTGHELLSELQQRRFNGSDGGVAWSPMDDELLAQPQVMKLLDSLREQYTRYQEVCRQRSKRSQLEEIQQKVMQVVNWLEGPGTEQLRTQWGIGDSIRASQALQQKHEEIESQHSEWFAVYVELNQQIAALLNAGDEEDLVELKALQQQLSDVCYRQASQLEFRQNLLQAALDFHGVAQELSQQLDGLLGMLCVDVAPADGTSIQQTLKLLEEKLKSVDLGLQGLREKGQSLLDQISNQASWAYGKDVTTENKENVDHIQGVMEDMQLRKQRCEDMVDVRRLKMLQMVQLFKCEEDAAQAVEWLSELLDALLKTHTRLGDEAQETKILLEKHRKFVDVAQSTYDYGRQLLQATVVLCQSLRCTSRSSGDTLPKLNRVWKQFTITSEERVTRLEMAVAFHSNAEKVLQECPDQPESIHDQEQFEEIEAVGKSLLDRLTVPVVYPDGTEQYFGSPSDMASTAEHIREKIRLVCLKKQQLRQPEVCTTES, encoded by the exons ATGGATGCTACAGTGATATTACCTATTCTGAAGAAAAAGTTAGCCTTCCTTTCAG GTGGGAAGGATCGAAGAAGTGGCCTCATTCTGACAATTCCATTATGCCTTGAACAAACCAATATGGATGAGCTGAGTGTTACTTTAGACTACCTGCTAAGCATACCGAG TGAAAAGTGTAAAGCTAGAGGATTTACCGTTATAGTGGATGGTAGAAAATCTCAGTGGAATGTTGTCAAGACTGTTGTGTTAATGCTACAG AACGTTGTTCCAGCTGAGGTATCACTTGTCTGTGTAGTAAAACCGGATGAATTTTGGGACAAGAAGGTTACACACTTTTGCTTTTGGAAAGAGAAAGATAGACTTGGCTTTGAG GTTATTTTAGTATCTGCCAATAAGCTTACACGATACATAGAACCATGCCAGCTGACAGAAGATTTTGGAGGGAGTCTTACCTACGATCATATGGACTGGCTGAACAAGAGGCTG GCATTTGAAAAGTTTACAAAAGAATCTACATCTTTGCTGGATGAGCTTGCCTTAATCAACAGTGGAAATGATAAAGGAAACCAACAGGAGAAGGACAG GTCTATAGACTTGAATTTCCTTCCATCTGTTGATCCTGAAACAGTTCTGCAGACAG GTCATGAGCTGTTATCTGAATTGCAACAACGCCGCTTTAATGGTTCGGACGGAGGGGTTGCGTGGTCTCCCATGGATGACGAACTGCTTGCTCAGCCCCAGGTTATGAAGTTGCTAGACTCGCTCAGAGAGCAATATACACGGTACCAAGAAGTATGCAGGCAACGGAGCAAGCGCTCTCAGCTAGAGGAGATTCAGCAGAAGGTAATGCAG GTAGTGAACTGGCTTGAAGGACCCGGCACAGAACAGCTTAGAACCCAGTGGGGGATAGGTGATTCAATTAGAGCCTCACAAGCTTTGCAACAGAAACATGAAGAGATTGAAAGTCAACACAGT GAGTGGTTTGCAGTGTATGTGGAACTTAATCAACAGATTGCAGCTTTGTTAAATGCTGGGGATGAAGAAGACCTTGTGGAACTGAAAGCGTTACAGCAGCAGTTAAGTGATGTTTGTTACCGGCAAGCCAGTCAACTGGAGTTCAGGCAGAATCTGTTGCAAGCAGCACTTGATTTCCATGGCGTTGCCCAAGAA TTGTCTCAGCAACTAGACGGCCTACTAGGGATGTTGTGTGTTGATGTCGCACCAGCAGACGGGACGTCAATTCAGCAAACTCTAAAGCTACTTGAAGAGAAACTGAAAAGTGTTG ACTTAGGTCTGCAAGGTTTGCGTGAAAAAGGTCAAAGTCTTCTTGATCAAATATCTAACCAGGCATCTTGGGCTTATGGAAAAGATGTAACCACGGAAAACAAAGAGAATGTTGATCACATCCAGGGAGTGATGGAAGACATGCAGCTCAGGAAGCAAAG ATGTGAAGACATGGTAGATGTCAGACGATTAAAGATGCTTCAAATGGTTCAGCTCTTTAAATGTGAAGAGGATGCTGCTCAG GCAGTAGAATGGTTAAGTGAATTACTCGATGCTCTATTGAAGACCCATACCCGCCTGGGGGACGAAGCTCAAGAAACCAAAATTTTGTTGGAAAAGCATCGAAAATTTGTTGATGTAGCACAG aGTACTTATGATTATGGAAGGCAGTTACTACAGGCTACCGTCGTTTTGTGTCAGTCTCTGCGATGCACTTCTAGGTCCTCGGGAGACACGCTTCCAAAGCTGAACAGAGTCTGGAAACAATTCACCATCACTTCCGAAGAGCGAGTAACTAGGCTGGAGATGGCTGTCGCTTTCCATTCAAATGCTGAAAAA GTTTTGCAAGAATGCCCAGACCAGCCTGAATCTATACATGACCAGGAACAATTTGAAGAAATTGAAGCCGTTGGAAAATCACTTCTGGATAGATTAACAGTACCTGTTGTTTACCCTGATGG taCTGAACAGTACTTTGGGAGCCCGAGTGATATGGCTTCTACAGCTGAACACATTAGAGAGAAGATAAGGCTGGTTTGTTTGAAAAAACAGCAGCTGAGACAACCAGAAGTCTGTACAACAGAGAGCTAA